In a genomic window of Platichthys flesus chromosome 24, fPlaFle2.1, whole genome shotgun sequence:
- the coro1b gene encoding coronin-1B translates to MSFRRGVVRQSKFRHVFAQAWKAEHGIDDVRVSRVTWDTSLCAVNPKFIAVIIEAGGGGAFLVVPITKSGRVDQSSPTVCGHAAPVLDIQWSPHDDNIIASASEDCTVKLWQIPDGGLTSPMTEAIVTLEGHSKRVGILAWHPTAFNILLTAGCDNVMCVWNVGTGELVYQLSDSHPDLIYSVGWNKDGSAICTVCKDKALRVIDPRRNTVLKVREKVHDGTRPMRAVFLSDGKILTTGFSRMSERQLALWDTKDLSEPMAVQEMDTSNGVLLPFYDPDTNMVYLCGKGDCTIRYFEVTDESPYVHFLSLYSSKEPQKGAGFLSKRGVDVNKCEIARFYKLHERKVEPISMTVPRKSDLFQGDLYPDTASSEPALLAEEWIAGRDAPPLLVSLSGGYAAPPSKHRDTLRSKPRLASQDSGAHSTAAATKEPEEEAPRVAVRETDGNAERPKREDDLLNELLAEMKALRAVVLAQSQRIELLERQLVRIEDGDV, encoded by the exons ATGTCTTTCCGGCGCGGTGTGGTCAGGCAGAGCAAGTTCCGCCATGTCTTTGCTCAGGCGTGGAAGGCCGAGCACGGCATCGACGACGTCAGAGTGTCCCGCGTGACCTGGGACACGTCCCTCTGCGCGGTCAACCCCAAGTTCATCGCCGTTATCATCGAGGCGGGCGGAGGAGGAGCCTTCCTCGTTGTTCCCATCACCAAG AGCGGCAGGGTCGACCAGTCCAGCCCGACAGTGTGCGGCCACGCGGCCCCGGTGCTGGACATCCAGTGGTCGCCTCATGACGACAACATCATTGCGAGTGCCTCAGAGGACTGCACAGTGAAG CTGTGGCAGATCCCAGACGGGGGCTTGACAAGTCCAATGACTGAGGCCATTGTGACCCTGGAGGGCCACAGTAAAAGAGTGGGCATCCTGGCCTGGCACCCAACCGCTTTCAACATTCTCCTCACTGCAG GCTGTGATAacgttatgtgtgtgtggaacgTGGGGACGGGGGAGCTCGTGTACCAGCTGAGCGATTCCCATCCAGACCTGATCTACAGTGTCGGCTGGAATAAGGACGGCAGCGCTATCTGCACCGTCTGCAAAGACAAGGCCCTGCGCGTCATTGACCCTCGGAGGAACACCGTCCTCAAG GTCAGGGAGAAGGTCCATGACGGAACCAGGCCTATGAGAGCTGTGTTCCTCTCTGATGGGAAGATCCTGACCACAGGCTTCAGTCGAATGAGTGAGAGACAGCTGGCACTGTGGGATACG AAAGATCTCTCCGAGCCAATGGCGGTACAAGAAATGGATACGAGTAATGGAGTTCTTCTCCCCTTTTACGACCCTGACACCAACATGGTCTACCTGTGTGGAAAG ggGGACTGCACCATCCGCTATTTCGAGGTGACGGATGAATCCCCGTATGTTCACTTCCTCAGCCTGTACAGCAGCAAGGAGCCGCAGAAGGGGGCGGGCTTTCTTAGTAAAAGAGGCGTGGACGTCAACAAGTGCGAAATCGCCCG GTTCTACAAACTgcatgaaagaaaagtggagcCCATCTCTATGACCGTACCACGCAAG TCAGATCTATTTCAGGGAGACCTTTACCCGGACACAGCCAGCTCGGAGCCGGCTCTCCTGGCCGAGGAATGGATCGCCGGGCGGGACGCACCGCCGCTGCTGGTCTCCCTGAGCGGTGGCTACGCGGCTCCTCCATCCAAGCACAGAGACACCCTCAGGAGCAAGCCCAGGCTCGCCTCACAGGACTCTGGTGCCCATTCAACAGCAGCGGCCACCAAGGAGCCGGAAGAAGAGGCGCCACGAGTAGCCGTGAGAGAGACGGATGGAAATGCGGAGAGGCCGAAGAGAGAG gaCGACTTGCTGAACGAGTTGTTGGCAGAAATGAAGGCCTTGCGCGCCGTCGTGCTCGCTCAGAGCCAGAGGATCGAGCTGCTGGAGCGGCAGCTGGTTCGGATCGAGGATGGGGACGTATGA
- the si:ch211-119e14.1 gene encoding uncharacterized protein si:ch211-119e14.1: MDDDYRQSTVNIMLLSFFLIALILLLVYLYKKLNQENNEEYTIRRMVLKEGGLRDQARVAAIALGTGLRVRLCPGRDSFEEGEEMQEIRDEEGQVEEGGSQWGDSEVGSQEEEGKGDNVSHATSSSEGLKAGEQTRLTDQPEAKVEGKREEEEEAASKGEETGGSGLLIDLKQFAGSAIWSEEKGMEREVTSL, from the coding sequence ATGGATGATGATTACCGACAATCCACTGTGAATATCAtgctcctttctttcttcctaaTAGCCCTCATTTTATTACTGGTCTACCTCTACAAGAAGCTGAACCAGGAGAATAATGAAGAATACACCATCCGGCGCATGGTGCTTAAGGAAGGAGGGCTCAGGGACCAGGCGAGGGTCGCAGCAATAGCTCTGGGGACAGGTCTCAGAGTCCGACTGTGTCCTGGCAGGGATTCATTcgaggaaggggaggagatgcaggagatcagagatgaggagggacaggtggaggaggggggtaGCCAGTGGGGTGACAGCGAGGTGGgcagccaggaggaggagggaaaggggGATAACGTCTCACATGCTACCTCGAGCTCCGAGGGTTTGAAGGCAGGGGAGCAAACCAGGCTGACGGATCAGCCGGAGGCAAAAGTggaggggaaaagggaggaagaggaggaggcggcaaGCAAAGGGGAGGAAACAGGAGGGTCTGGATTGCTGATCGACCTAAAGCAGTTTGCTGGAAGTGCCATCTGGTCTGAAGAGAaggggatggagagggaggtgacTTCTCTGTGA
- the dtx4a gene encoding E3 ubiquitin-protein ligase DTX4a — protein MLLASAVVVWEWLNEHGRWRPYSPAVCHHIEAVIRSDPRCGSVVLGQVDSRLSPYIIDLHSMHQFRQDTGTLRPVRRSFYDPTSAPGQGWLWEWENDTGSWTAYDTDVGIAIQAARDRQQPWLDLAPLGFCYLIDFESMTQINGQTQRCRRIQRRSDLAYPLVAGPLPKSHHAWGPGSMPSHGGLLGVDVSGVGMGLRVSSSGNGSAYPSGALPASAITSLGQPCACQQCMLVLSVKAGTMSTTHTLGRRPPLTKPPSPKISSHPVPGGSYSLTLPRPPSLSRSLSPNRTSIVGATGGFSVGGMGGPGGVSIVGGSGIGNANFGFGGGFTHSLSLLGSATAALSISSTRPPPPPLPPLPPPPPPPATLSSSIATSAPYSSASTSLSVSCPGPAVPPAGPALISTAASTCTPSPSARVLGPVSTSGAAACAAPLPPRSSLAGLSRPALQRIAMAQSRALIASGVPTVPVKNLNGSSPVHPALAGITGILMSAAGLPVCLTRPPKLVLHPPPVSKSDIKPVPGLGHCCRKTTKKQARKGKTPEEVVKRYLQKVRNPPEEDCTICMEALAGPSGYKGPGVGGISRAESVGRLAQCGHQYHLQCLVAMYNNGNKDGSLQCPTCKTIYGVKTGNQPPGKMEYHVIPHSLPGHPDCKTIRIIYNIPPGIQGPEHPNPGKPFTARGFPRHCYLPDSEKGRRVLRLLLVAWDRRLIFSVGTSSTTGESDTVIWNEVHHKTEFGSNLTGHGYPDPGHLDNVLEELKAQGITEEECLPRD, from the exons ATGTTACTAGCGTCCGCCGTTGTGGTCTGGGAATGGCTGAACGAGCACGGACGCTGGCGGCCCTACAGCCCGGCTGTCTGTCACCACATCGAGGCAGTCATCCGGAGCGACCCGCGCTGTGGTAGCGTCGTCCTCGGCCAGGTGGACTCTCGCCTCTCGCCCTACATCATCGATTTGCATTCCATGCACCAGTTCCGACAAgacacag GTACCCTTCGACCGGTCCGCCGTAGCTTCTACGACCCCACCTCGGCGCCGGGCCAGGGCTGGTTGTGGGAGTGGGAGAACGACACTGGCAGCTGGACGGCGTACGACACGGACGTGGGCATCGCCATCCAGGCGGCACGCGATCGTCAGCAGCCCTGGCTGGACCTGGCGCCGCTGGGTTTCTGCTACCTCATTGACTTCGAAAGCATGACCCAGATCAACGGGCAGACGCAGCGCTGCCGGCGCATCCAGCGGCGCTCCGACCTGGCCTACCCGCTGGTGGCCGGGCCCCTGCCCAAGTCCCACCACGCCTGGGGGCCAGGGTCGATGCCCAGCCACGGAGGCCTGCTCGGAGTGGACGTGTCCGGGGTGGGCATGGGGCTCAGGGTGAGCAGCAGCGGGAACGGGAGTGCGTACCCCAGCGGCGCCCTCCCTGCCTCGGCCATCACCTCTCTGGGACAGCCATGCGCCTGTCAGCAGTGCATGCTGGTGCTGAGTGTCAAAGCAGGCACCATGTcaaccactcacacactggGTCGCAGGCCGCCACTGACCAAACCACCCAGTCCCAAAATCAGCAGTCACCCTGTTCCAGGAGGGTCGTATTCACTGACCCTTCCTCGGCCACCGTCCCTGTCCCGGTCGCTTTCCCCAAACAGGACGTCTATAGTTGGGGCGACAGGTGGCTTCAGTGTGGGCGGGATGGGCGGGCCTGGAGGTGTGAGTATCGTCGGGGGCAGCGGCATCGGCAACGCCAACTTCGGATTCGGAGGAGgcttcactcactctctctccctcctcggcTCGGCCACCGCtgccctctccatctcctccacccggccccctcctccacctctgcctccactcccgccgcctcctcctccaccagccacCTTGTCGTCATCCATCGCCACCTCTGCCCCCTACTCCTccgcctccacctccctctccgtTTCCTGTCCTGGCCCCGCGGTGCCCCCTGCGGGTCCGGCGCTCATCTCTACGGCCGCCTCCACGTGCACGCCCTCGCCTTCTGCCCGGGTCCTGGGCCCGGTGTCTACATCCGGCGCTGCTGCCTGCGCGGCGCCCCTTCCCCCCCGGTCCAGCCTAGCGGGGCTTAGCCGCCCGGCGCTGCAGCGTATCGCCATGGCTCAGTCACGTGCACTCATTGCCTCTGG tgTGCCAACAGTTCCAGTGAAGAACCTGAATGGATCTAGCCCTGTGCACCCCGCACTGGCAG GCATCACAGGCATCCTGATGAGCGCAGCAgggcttcctgtctgtctgacccGCCCGCCCAAGCTGGTGCTTCATCCTCCACCCGTCAGCAAGAGTGACATCAAGCCCGTGCCCGGTCTGGGCCACTGCTGCCGCAAGACCACCAAGAAACAGGCCCGTAAAG gcAAGACCCCCGAGGAGGTGGTGAAGCGGTACCTTCAGAAAGTTCGTAATCCTCCAGAAGAG GACTGCACCATCTGCATGGAGGCCCTGGCAGGACCGTCAGGCTACAAGGGCCCCGGCGTGGGAGGCATCTCCCGGGCTGAATCGGTGGGCCGCCTGGCACAGTGTGGCCACCAGTACCACCTCCAGTGCCTCGTCGCCATGTACAACAACGGCAACAAGGACGGCAGTCTGCAGTGCCCAACCTGCAAAACCATTTACGGAGTCAAGACCGGCAACCAGCCCCCGGGCAAGATGGAGTACCACGTCATCCCTCACTCGCTGCCCGGCCACCCGGACTGTAAAACCATCCGGATAATTTACAACATCCCTCCTGGCATCCAG GGCCCAGAGCATCCAAATCCAGGCAAACCCTTCACCGCCCGTGGGTTCCCCAGACACTGCTACCTCCCGGACAGTGAGAAGGGACGCAGG GTTCTGAGGCTGCTCCTGGTAGCGTGGGACCGCCGGCTCATCTTCTCCGTCGGCACGTCCAGCACCACCGGCGAGTCTGACACAGTTATCTGGAACGAGGTGCACCACAAGACGGAGTTTGGCTCCAACCTGACGGGCCACGGCTACCCTGACCCCGGCCACTTGGACAATGTCCTGGAGGAGCTCAAGGCTCAGGGCATCACCGAGGAGGAGTGTCTACCCAGAGACTGA
- the msantd1 gene encoding myb/SANT-like DNA-binding domain-containing protein 1 translates to MASEDFSYLTPGHNEKHRRAPNWTDGEMKALLYVWDENHNELKVSKRNAKVYEKMSQRFFQLTGEQRFKEEIKMKITNMSFQYRRLKSTIAESGEMPDWPYFKAIEKILSKPLDNGRMSSVEFQASAPGPSTSSQSTDNMGAPSEEGLMGFLPEYTGSSDEMEIKQELESLSSDSDNTQGSSSHHISVKRRHANKPLAMKRKKLRLMQAMVQQQKRSSRAIEETCREVRRAMHQQNLLQVQCLQLQERMMNLLEKMIPPSAATSWGQSGKQDQGKP, encoded by the exons ATGGCATCAGAGGATTTCAGCTACCTGACACCAGGCCACAATGAGAAACACAGGCGGGCCCCGAACTGGACCGACGGGGAAATGAAAGCCCTCCTCTACGTGTGGGACGAAAACCACAACGAACTGAAAGTGAGCAAGAGGAACGCCAAGGTGTACGAGAAGATGTCGCAGAGGTTTTTCCAGCTGACCGGGGAGCAGCGGTTCAAAGAGGAGATCAAGATGAAAATCACCAACATGTCCTTCCAGTACAG GCGACTGAAATCCACAATTGCAGAAAGCGGGGAGATGCCGGACTGGCCGTACTTTAAAGCCATCGAGAAGATCCTCTCCAAGCCGCTGGACAACGGGCGGATGAGCTCTGTGGAGTTCCAGGCCTCCGCTCCGGgcccctccacttcctcccagtcCACAGACAACATGGGGGCCCCGTCGGAGGAGGGCCTGATGGGATTCCTGCCAGAGTACACAGGCTCCTCAGATGAGATGGAGATAAAGCAAGAGCTGGAGTCGTTGAGCTCCGACAGTGACAACACACAGGGATCCAG ctcCCATCATATTTCAGTGAAGAGGAGGCACGCCAACAAGCCTCTTgccatgaagaggaagaagctgcgGTTAATGCAGGCCATGGTGCAGCAACAGAAGCGGTCGAGCCGAGCCATCGAGGAGACGTGCAGGGAGGTCCGTCGAGCCATGCACCAACAGAACCTCCTCCAGGTGCAgtgtctgcagctgcaggagcgtATGATGAACCTCCTGGAGAAGATGATCCCGCCATCCGCTGCCACGTCATGGGGTCAGAGTGGAAAGCAGGACCAAGGGAAGCCATGA